A portion of the Nitrospira sp. genome contains these proteins:
- the modA gene encoding molybdate ABC transporter substrate-binding protein, whose amino-acid sequence MTVRNSAIILRLMTLLWVSLLLCDGSARAGQEPFVIAGSPSVKGVIDRLGAGFERTHPDVRMKLYVDSGLDLRRTIAGMENSMVGQYFIGSGPIHIVAPGGDEVLTRLEQKYYVLPGTKQSYAVEQLVLVVPESLVDAAESLEALSRGSGRLAVADPSHTRLGAQTGAMLRTLGLEASFDRRLDVATDSRGVLDHVLSGQADAGILFGHEAVTAQERVRVVAKLEKGYPQTVHSMAMERYCPNRSLCEEFLGYLHSAEAQAIVREAGYGVPAGRRP is encoded by the coding sequence ATGACAGTTCGAAACAGCGCGATCATTTTGAGGCTCATGACTCTCCTGTGGGTGAGTCTGCTCCTGTGCGACGGCTCTGCTCGGGCCGGACAGGAACCGTTTGTGATTGCCGGTTCGCCCAGCGTTAAGGGAGTGATTGATCGACTCGGGGCCGGATTTGAACGGACCCATCCTGACGTCCGCATGAAGCTCTACGTCGATAGCGGGTTGGATTTGAGGCGAACGATTGCGGGCATGGAAAATAGTATGGTCGGCCAGTATTTCATCGGCAGCGGCCCCATCCATATTGTGGCTCCGGGCGGAGACGAGGTGCTCACCAGGTTGGAGCAAAAATACTATGTGCTGCCGGGAACGAAACAATCCTATGCGGTGGAGCAATTGGTCTTGGTCGTGCCGGAGTCATTGGTCGACGCGGCTGAATCGCTGGAGGCTTTGAGCCGAGGAAGCGGTCGCCTCGCAGTAGCCGACCCCTCACACACCCGCTTGGGGGCGCAGACCGGTGCCATGCTGCGCACGCTGGGTCTCGAAGCATCCTTCGACAGGCGTCTCGACGTGGCGACTGATTCCCGTGGCGTCCTCGACCATGTGCTGAGCGGGCAGGCCGATGCAGGTATTCTGTTCGGGCACGAGGCGGTGACGGCGCAGGAGCGGGTTCGGGTCGTGGCGAAATTGGAAAAAGGATATCCCCAAACCGTGCATTCGATGGCCATGGAACGGTACTGCCCCAATCGAAGTCTCTGTGAAGAGTTTTTGGGATATCTGCACAGTGCGGAGGCGCAAGCCATCGTGCGGGAGGCCGGGTATGGCGTGCCGGCTGGTCGGCGTCCATAG
- the modB gene encoding molybdate ABC transporter permease subunit, producing MNWIAIWVTFKLAASTALVLMIVGLPIAYWVSFSRRRWKFLVESVVALPLVLPPTVLGFYILVAIGPHSPLGRFYNELIGHPLPFTFEGLLLASILYSLPFAVQPFAAAFEQVDRRLIEASWTLGVSKLGTFFKLIVPLSKAGLLTGAVLSFAHTMGEFGVVLMVGGNLEGETRTVSIDIYDEVQALNYAGAAKTALFLLVVSYAILLLVYAVNRNVWAAWPQK from the coding sequence ATGAACTGGATTGCGATTTGGGTGACGTTCAAGCTGGCTGCTTCCACGGCGCTTGTCCTCATGATCGTCGGCCTCCCGATCGCCTATTGGGTGAGCTTTTCGCGCCGGCGCTGGAAATTCCTCGTGGAGTCGGTGGTGGCACTGCCCTTGGTGCTGCCGCCGACCGTGCTGGGATTTTATATTCTCGTCGCCATCGGGCCGCACAGCCCGCTCGGACGGTTTTACAACGAGCTCATCGGGCATCCGCTGCCCTTTACCTTCGAAGGGCTTCTGCTCGCCTCCATTCTCTATAGCCTCCCGTTTGCCGTGCAGCCGTTCGCTGCGGCGTTCGAGCAGGTGGATCGGCGGTTGATCGAAGCCTCCTGGACGCTGGGCGTGTCGAAGCTCGGCACGTTCTTCAAACTGATCGTGCCTCTGTCTAAAGCCGGATTGCTGACCGGTGCCGTGCTGAGTTTCGCCCATACGATGGGAGAGTTCGGAGTCGTCTTGATGGTCGGAGGAAACCTGGAGGGTGAGACGCGCACTGTGTCCATCGATATCTACGATGAGGTGCAGGCCTTAAATTATGCCGGGGCTGCCAAGACGGCGCTCTTTCTCTTAGTCGTCTCCTATGCCATCTTGCTCCTCGTGTATGCGGTCAATCGTAATGTGTGGGCAGCATGGCCGCAGAAATAA
- the modA gene encoding molybdate ABC transporter substrate-binding protein — protein MTRRNTFFGIWLFFSMLIGITGVVPSAQAQPETLTIAAANSLKDALRKVLPRFEAKHPAINVRVIYGPSQSLRKQIEEGAPVDVFLPSLFEEIDQLETKGLIIQGTKRAFAGTSLVLITGSALPAPVRTIHDLETVPVRRIAIGDPKTSSVGKVAAQFLKYSKLEPKLKSQYVFGEHSRAVLDLVAKGEAEVGVVYRTDAASNDKVRILDTAPVESHTPVRYGVAAVWTAKNVSGAGDFIEFLLAPQTQALFQEYGFDRVTGDVGLVQRQEVKP, from the coding sequence ATGACACGACGAAACACATTCTTCGGCATCTGGCTCTTCTTCAGTATGCTGATCGGCATCACCGGAGTGGTGCCCTCGGCGCAGGCCCAGCCGGAGACATTGACCATTGCCGCCGCCAACAGCTTAAAAGACGCGCTCAGAAAAGTGCTGCCACGATTTGAGGCCAAGCACCCTGCAATCAACGTGCGGGTCATCTACGGCCCCTCACAAAGCCTCCGCAAGCAGATCGAAGAGGGCGCACCGGTCGACGTTTTCCTGCCGTCGCTTTTTGAAGAAATCGATCAGCTCGAAACAAAGGGACTGATCATACAAGGTACCAAACGCGCCTTCGCCGGCACCTCGCTGGTGCTGATCACCGGCTCCGCCCTCCCCGCGCCGGTGCGAACGATTCATGACCTGGAAACCGTGCCCGTCCGGCGCATTGCCATCGGCGATCCCAAGACCTCGTCGGTGGGAAAAGTGGCGGCACAATTTCTGAAGTACAGCAAGCTCGAACCCAAACTGAAGTCACAATACGTCTTCGGCGAGCACTCGCGCGCGGTCCTCGATCTCGTGGCCAAGGGCGAAGCCGAAGTCGGCGTGGTGTATCGCACCGATGCCGCCTCTAACGACAAGGTCCGTATCCTGGATACGGCCCCGGTCGAATCCCACACGCCGGTCCGCTACGGCGTCGCAGCCGTATGGACGGCGAAGAACGTCTCCGGCGCAGGCGACTTCATCGAGTTTTTGCTCGCGCCCCAGACCCAAGCCCTCTTTCAGGAATATGGATTTGATCGTGTCACGGGAGACGTCGGTCTCGTTCAGCGGCAGGAGGTGAAACCATGA
- a CDS encoding sulfate ABC transporter substrate-binding protein, with protein MHVKTLTRFTILLSLFAILPAIAGAEPRELLLAAYSVPKEAYEKRIIPAFVRQWKQKTGESIQVRSSFAASGAQARAVAGGLDADIAALSLESDLQQLVKAGLVTHDWKQGPHKGIVTTSIVALGVRKGNPKAIQGWEDLTKPGVEVLYPSPKTSGGAMWDVIAIYGAGLHHGKQQGLAGAAVDRHAVDLVERVQRHVKVMDKSGRESVTTFERGVGDVIVTYENELLPRIKQGRPYELVFPAETVVVENPVAVIDRNADRHHVRDLADAFVSFLNGEEAQQAFVEFGFRPTNEAVSKASTSVFVHPPHVFTIADLGGWDRVFAALFSPQGAWTKAVEETR; from the coding sequence ATGCACGTCAAGACTCTCACCCGATTCACAATACTTCTCTCATTGTTTGCAATCCTGCCGGCGATCGCCGGCGCTGAACCCCGGGAGCTCCTCCTCGCAGCTTACAGCGTGCCGAAGGAGGCCTACGAAAAGCGAATCATTCCCGCCTTTGTCCGGCAGTGGAAGCAAAAGACAGGAGAGAGCATTCAGGTTCGAAGCTCATTCGCCGCATCCGGCGCACAAGCACGTGCCGTCGCCGGAGGGCTCGATGCGGATATCGCGGCGCTGTCGTTGGAGAGCGATCTGCAGCAGTTGGTGAAAGCCGGCCTCGTAACTCATGACTGGAAGCAAGGTCCCCACAAGGGCATTGTCACGACATCAATCGTCGCACTGGGTGTCCGCAAAGGAAACCCCAAGGCCATCCAAGGCTGGGAAGACCTCACCAAACCAGGCGTCGAAGTCCTCTATCCGAGCCCGAAAACATCTGGCGGGGCGATGTGGGATGTCATCGCGATCTACGGAGCCGGCCTTCACCACGGGAAACAACAGGGTCTCGCCGGCGCCGCGGTGGATCGGCATGCCGTCGATCTCGTCGAACGCGTGCAGCGACACGTCAAAGTCATGGACAAGAGCGGGCGCGAATCGGTGACGACGTTTGAGCGTGGTGTGGGGGATGTGATCGTAACCTATGAAAACGAATTACTTCCGCGGATCAAACAAGGCCGTCCTTACGAGTTGGTCTTTCCCGCTGAAACTGTCGTGGTCGAAAACCCCGTCGCGGTGATCGATCGAAACGCCGACCGGCACCATGTGCGGGATCTGGCCGATGCCTTCGTCTCGTTCCTCAACGGGGAGGAAGCCCAACAGGCCTTTGTGGAATTCGGCTTCCGGCCGACGAACGAGGCCGTCTCCAAGGCCTCTACATCTGTCTTCGTGCATCCGCCGCATGTATTTACGATCGCAGATCTGGGGGGATGGGACCGGGTCTTCGCCGCACT
- a CDS encoding complement resistance protein TraT encodes MTRRVTRHLSPCIASGWLVALLLLTGCSNILRSGLVNDTSILLPPSTARSIYVQIRNTSENQHATPADIPARLMAKGYQVVNDPLAAAYWLQTQVVYCHKAGEGVRPEMVARAGFGAGIGSGGTPLAGAGGLDMDALGSMFGGPGSGGMNLQAIRGMAMAGGAAPDLNAMMRMAMSGRGGYPGMAPPEQNHDSLYLCVADVLVTEQGKTDQPRLYKMRSVAHVLQKKLNIEEATPIVREKFGTSITGAF; translated from the coding sequence ATGACCAGGCGAGTCACCAGACACCTCTCTCCTTGTATCGCGAGCGGATGGCTTGTTGCGCTGCTGTTGCTCACCGGCTGCAGCAACATCTTGCGCTCCGGATTAGTCAACGACACCTCCATCCTCCTCCCACCCAGTACCGCACGTAGCATTTATGTGCAAATCCGCAATACCTCTGAGAATCAGCACGCGACCCCTGCAGATATCCCCGCGAGGCTGATGGCCAAGGGATACCAGGTCGTGAACGATCCCCTTGCTGCTGCCTACTGGCTGCAGACCCAGGTGGTGTACTGCCACAAAGCGGGAGAGGGGGTCAGACCGGAAATGGTCGCCAGGGCCGGATTCGGTGCGGGGATCGGGAGTGGAGGCACCCCGCTCGCCGGCGCTGGCGGGCTCGATATGGATGCCCTGGGCAGCATGTTCGGCGGACCAGGGAGTGGCGGGATGAATCTGCAAGCGATACGCGGAATGGCGATGGCAGGCGGCGCGGCGCCGGACCTCAATGCCATGATGCGGATGGCCATGAGCGGCAGGGGCGGTTATCCGGGGATGGCACCACCGGAACAGAACCACGACAGTCTGTACCTCTGCGTGGCAGACGTGTTGGTCACCGAACAGGGGAAAACCGATCAGCCGCGACTCTACAAAATGCGATCAGTGGCCCATGTCCTCCAAAAGAAGCTGAACATCGAAGAAGCGACGCCCATCGTGCGAGAGAAATTCGGTACCAGCATCACCGGTGCGTTTTAG
- a CDS encoding TOBE domain-containing protein — MKLSARNQFQGQVVRITEGQAMAEVVVKVGNLEVVSAITEGSVKSMGIKVGDAVTVAVKATDVIVGK; from the coding sequence ATGAAGCTCAGCGCGAGAAATCAATTTCAAGGCCAGGTCGTTCGAATCACCGAAGGCCAGGCAATGGCCGAAGTGGTGGTGAAGGTCGGTAACTTGGAAGTGGTGTCGGCAATTACCGAAGGTTCTGTGAAAAGTATGGGGATCAAAGTCGGCGATGCCGTCACGGTTGCGGTGAAGGCGACCGACGTCATCGTCGGAAAATAG
- the modA gene encoding molybdate ABC transporter substrate-binding protein, whose product MKRLIAAVLLLFCATSPVCAEEIAVAAASDLSFAIKEVIGEFEKQTGHHVKLSLGSSGNFFAQLQQGAPFDLYFSADIGYPKKLEEAGLTVPGSLYRYAVGRVVLWAPKGAPLDIAKGLAVLREPTVRKIAIANPKHAPYGRAAVAAMEHAQVYMDVKDRLVLGENISQAAQFIESGACDVGIIALSLAVAPVMKNAGSYWEIPAEFHPPLEQGAVILKQSKQQEVARQFLAFMQGPQGQEMMTRYGFTLPK is encoded by the coding sequence ATGAAACGGCTTATTGCTGCTGTTCTTCTCCTGTTCTGCGCCACGAGTCCGGTATGCGCAGAAGAGATTGCCGTGGCTGCGGCGTCGGACTTGAGCTTTGCGATCAAAGAGGTGATCGGCGAATTTGAGAAGCAGACCGGTCACCATGTGAAACTCTCGTTAGGGTCGTCGGGAAACTTTTTCGCCCAGCTCCAGCAGGGCGCCCCTTTCGATCTGTACTTTTCCGCTGACATCGGCTATCCCAAAAAGCTGGAGGAGGCGGGGCTGACGGTGCCGGGCTCGTTGTATCGCTATGCGGTCGGGCGGGTGGTGCTCTGGGCGCCCAAGGGGGCTCCGCTCGACATCGCCAAGGGCCTGGCGGTATTGCGCGAGCCCACGGTCAGAAAAATTGCCATTGCCAATCCGAAGCATGCTCCCTACGGACGCGCGGCGGTTGCCGCAATGGAGCACGCGCAGGTGTACATGGACGTGAAGGATCGCCTGGTGCTGGGAGAAAACATTTCGCAGGCGGCGCAGTTTATTGAATCCGGCGCCTGCGATGTGGGCATCATCGCCCTCTCCTTGGCGGTGGCTCCCGTGATGAAGAACGCCGGCAGCTACTGGGAAATTCCGGCGGAATTTCATCCACCGTTAGAGCAGGGTGCGGTGATTCTGAAACAGTCTAAACAGCAAGAGGTTGCCCGGCAGTTTCTTGCCTTCATGCAAGGCCCGCAGGGCCAGGAGATGATGACCCGATATGGATTTACGTTGCCGAAGTAG
- a CDS encoding ABC transporter ATP-binding protein, which yields MAAEISIDLVKTFPGRPPIRARIAYPVEASTVLILFGPSGSGKTTILRSVAGLEWPEEGTIQFVSRTWLDTASGVRVAPQDRHIGYMAQDYALFPTYTVAGNIGYGLHHLSAQDRKKRVDEMVELFQLRGLENAKPRELSGGQQQRVALARAVAPRPLLLLLDEPLSALDAPTRVHLRDELRSLLKQLALPSIIVTHDWTEALTLGDVMAVISAGNVLQVGPPIEVFSRPQNADVARVVGIETVVKGRVVGSSDGMVQVSVNGTRLTAVEGESAGPDVFVCIRSEDVVLERGQSTASSARNHLAGTVISATVLGALAQVTIDCGFPLVAMVTRSTVEEFGLSSGVPVVAAIKAGSVHLVSRQSD from the coding sequence ATGGCCGCAGAAATAAGCATCGACCTCGTCAAAACCTTTCCCGGCCGTCCTCCGATTCGGGCGCGCATTGCCTATCCGGTCGAGGCTTCGACTGTCTTAATCCTCTTCGGTCCGTCAGGCTCGGGAAAAACGACGATCCTTCGATCGGTGGCCGGGCTGGAATGGCCGGAAGAGGGCACCATTCAATTTGTGTCGCGCACGTGGCTGGATACCGCGTCAGGGGTCAGGGTGGCGCCGCAAGATCGTCACATCGGCTACATGGCGCAGGACTATGCGCTCTTCCCGACCTACACGGTGGCGGGAAACATCGGGTATGGCCTCCACCATCTCTCCGCCCAGGATCGCAAAAAGCGCGTCGATGAGATGGTGGAGTTGTTCCAGCTGCGTGGACTGGAGAATGCCAAACCGCGAGAGCTGTCCGGCGGACAGCAACAACGGGTGGCCCTTGCGCGCGCGGTGGCGCCTCGACCGTTGTTGCTGTTGTTGGACGAACCCCTTTCCGCATTGGATGCGCCGACGCGGGTGCATTTGCGTGATGAACTGCGGAGTCTGCTGAAACAGCTGGCGCTGCCGTCGATCATCGTCACGCATGATTGGACCGAAGCCCTCACCCTCGGCGATGTGATGGCTGTCATCAGTGCGGGGAACGTGCTGCAGGTAGGCCCGCCGATCGAGGTGTTCAGCCGGCCTCAAAACGCGGATGTTGCGCGTGTCGTGGGGATTGAAACCGTTGTGAAGGGGCGGGTGGTTGGATCCTCGGACGGTATGGTGCAGGTGAGCGTGAACGGGACCAGGTTGACCGCCGTGGAAGGTGAATCGGCAGGCCCCGATGTGTTCGTGTGTATCCGGTCGGAGGATGTGGTGCTGGAACGTGGGCAATCCACTGCGAGCAGCGCGCGGAATCACCTGGCCGGGACCGTCATCTCTGCCACGGTGCTTGGGGCATTGGCGCAAGTGACGATCGATTGTGGATTTCCGCTCGTCGCCATGGTCACTCGTTCGACGGTCGAAGAATTCGGGTTGTCATCCGGCGTGCCAGTCGTGGCCGCGATCAAGGCGGGTTCGGTCCATCTGGTATCGAGGCAGAGCGACTAG
- a CDS encoding DUF2325 domain-containing protein, translating into MSILVVGGDSVGAITERAYAGGHGCVEHWSGRKTRDLTRSIPKDTEAVVLVLDRVNHTLARKVRTEATRRGLPVFFQKRGRQVRAAGERPLDLMHWLDRKECAAVF; encoded by the coding sequence ATGTCGATCCTGGTCGTCGGCGGTGATTCGGTCGGCGCCATCACAGAACGGGCCTACGCCGGCGGCCACGGATGCGTCGAACACTGGAGCGGACGCAAGACCAGGGATTTAACGAGGTCGATTCCCAAAGATACAGAGGCCGTGGTGCTGGTCCTGGATCGAGTGAACCATACGTTGGCGAGAAAGGTCCGGACCGAAGCGACACGCCGCGGCCTTCCCGTATTTTTCCAGAAACGGGGGCGTCAAGTCCGGGCGGCCGGTGAGCGGCCGCTCGACCTGATGCACTGGCTCGACAGGAAAGAGTGCGCAGCGGTTTTTTAA
- the lexA gene encoding repressor LexA, which yields MMTSSEFRQIREQLGLTQEELAAALRTTRVSVARYESGMRRISGAVQVAITQLANRTQIPMAGVVAAGLPIEPVTQSEWVEVPPGMVRRGDTFALRVKGESMIEDGILPGDLVVVRKQATAQNGQTVVALVNREATIKTYFKRARNIELHPANAAMKPLVVTPEDEFTIEGVLVGVIRHCENA from the coding sequence ATGATGACATCAAGCGAGTTTCGACAGATCCGTGAACAGTTGGGGCTTACGCAGGAAGAGCTTGCTGCAGCGTTGCGCACGACGCGGGTGTCGGTGGCTCGTTATGAATCCGGCATGCGTCGGATCAGCGGCGCGGTTCAGGTAGCGATCACGCAGCTGGCCAATAGGACTCAGATTCCCATGGCGGGGGTCGTTGCCGCAGGTCTTCCGATCGAGCCGGTCACCCAGTCGGAATGGGTCGAGGTCCCTCCCGGCATGGTGCGACGGGGGGACACCTTTGCGCTCCGTGTGAAAGGGGAGTCGATGATCGAGGATGGGATTCTCCCGGGCGACCTGGTCGTCGTTCGCAAGCAGGCGACCGCTCAGAACGGCCAGACAGTCGTGGCGCTCGTGAACCGGGAAGCGACCATCAAGACCTATTTCAAGCGCGCCCGGAACATTGAACTCCATCCGGCCAACGCTGCCATGAAACCGCTTGTCGTCACACCAGAGGATGAATTTACCATCGAAGGCGTGCTCGTCGGTGTGATTCGTCATTGCGAGAACGCGTAA
- a CDS encoding helix-turn-helix domain-containing protein, producing the protein MTKHIPADDSQLVENLLVQLRQAKGLSRVELAAQAGITRQAVHAIETNQYLPTTAVALRLAQALGCRVEDLFRLLPQEEVVEGEWFTASAPMQAPRNAMRVKVARVGARFIVRPVAELGEVMNYAVPADGLVLPLPASRRSPRSQHPSRTVQVRLLRNRRVIEQEIAVAGCDPSVFLAGDYLRRQKEDCTVVGWTLGSAAAIDALKRGEVHMAGVHVVDAQSGESNLPYLRRHLKGNEYLVVTFAVWEEGLLVAPGNPKSVRGVEDFARTDISLINREAGAGARLLLDQKLTSAGIAPGTVLGYDRIGRSHFQVARTIAEGHADVAVGVRAAANLFGLEFLPLQRARYDFVVPKAHLADHPGIEAFLNILVSRSFRAEIDALGGYDMTETGTVHDLRVH; encoded by the coding sequence ATGACGAAACACATTCCTGCTGACGATTCCCAGCTTGTTGAAAATTTACTGGTCCAGCTCAGGCAGGCCAAAGGTCTCTCCCGTGTCGAACTTGCGGCCCAGGCCGGTATTACCCGGCAGGCCGTGCATGCCATCGAAACCAATCAATATCTTCCGACCACTGCAGTCGCGCTCCGGCTTGCGCAGGCCCTCGGCTGTCGAGTGGAAGATCTCTTCCGACTGCTTCCGCAAGAAGAGGTCGTCGAAGGCGAATGGTTCACTGCTTCGGCTCCGATGCAAGCTCCCCGCAACGCCATGCGCGTGAAGGTGGCTCGAGTGGGGGCGCGATTCATCGTCCGACCGGTTGCCGAGCTAGGGGAGGTGATGAACTACGCCGTACCGGCAGACGGGCTTGTTCTGCCGTTGCCAGCCTCCCGCCGCTCGCCGCGTTCCCAGCACCCATCCCGTACAGTGCAGGTTCGGCTCCTCCGGAACCGCCGCGTCATCGAACAGGAAATTGCCGTGGCTGGATGCGACCCTTCGGTGTTTCTGGCGGGCGACTACTTGCGACGGCAAAAAGAAGATTGCACGGTGGTGGGATGGACACTGGGAAGTGCCGCCGCGATCGATGCACTGAAGCGAGGCGAGGTGCACATGGCGGGTGTGCACGTCGTGGACGCGCAGTCAGGAGAGTCGAACCTTCCTTATCTCCGTCGGCATCTCAAGGGCAACGAATATTTGGTCGTCACGTTTGCGGTCTGGGAAGAAGGGCTGCTCGTAGCCCCGGGCAATCCGAAATCGGTTCGCGGAGTCGAGGACTTCGCTCGCACTGATATCAGTCTCATCAACCGGGAGGCGGGGGCAGGTGCGCGGTTGCTGCTCGATCAAAAGCTGACTTCCGCCGGCATTGCCCCGGGGACAGTCCTTGGGTATGACCGAATAGGGCGGTCCCATTTTCAGGTGGCGCGCACCATTGCGGAAGGCCATGCGGATGTGGCCGTCGGAGTGAGGGCGGCTGCCAATCTGTTCGGGCTCGAGTTTCTTCCCCTCCAACGGGCCCGCTATGACTTCGTGGTACCCAAGGCGCATCTCGCAGACCATCCGGGCATTGAGGCCTTTCTGAATATTCTGGTGAGTCGATCCTTTCGAGCAGAAATCGATGCCCTCGGCGGCTACGACATGACGGAGACAGGAACGGTGCATGATCTGCGCGTGCATTGA
- a CDS encoding TolC family protein, with protein MAKEPLQVLALVGAMVMISGCMIKPYVLTDEDVRTRATNDLQMVSTLREPLSGPIDLYEAIARALKFNLDAKVKAMQAQLAHQQLNVAHYTLLPQLSANAGFDGRNSYSGGGAQSLVDGRPVLEPFTSSDKNVVSGNLALSWDVLDFGLSYVRAQQAADNVMIAEEERRRIAVRLVQDVRSAYWRAVSAERVLYRVKFLDESVNKALERAQQIVDKKLQTPLTPLNYRRDLLNIQREVQRLYRELSTARVQLASMMGLPPGTEYDLVVPQRASTVPVVDLDTGRMEEQALLLRAELRSLDYQKRINAKEARAVFLEMFPNLKLSVGGYYSSNSFFLYQNWLGYASQLSWNLLSAFRVPAKLKAVEAHRQVLDAQSLALTMTILTEVHVGALQFAQASQEYLNARSYHETQLAITDHTKNLWLTKSTNDLTFIRERVNDVLAEVRMDSAQSGVESAYATLMASMGEDAAPTGTDGQSVAALAVELRKQRVPAVDTVSESGRRLESHAIPLAD; from the coding sequence ATGGCAAAAGAACCCCTGCAAGTATTGGCATTGGTGGGGGCAATGGTGATGATCTCCGGGTGCATGATCAAGCCCTATGTGTTGACCGACGAGGATGTCCGGACCCGCGCCACCAATGACCTTCAGATGGTGTCGACGCTTCGGGAGCCGCTGTCCGGTCCGATCGATCTCTATGAAGCCATCGCGCGTGCCTTAAAATTCAATCTGGACGCCAAGGTGAAGGCCATGCAGGCGCAGTTGGCGCATCAGCAGCTGAACGTGGCGCATTACACCTTGTTACCGCAGCTGTCGGCGAACGCGGGATTTGACGGACGCAATTCCTACAGCGGAGGCGGCGCGCAATCACTCGTTGATGGTCGGCCCGTCCTCGAGCCCTTTACGTCATCCGATAAGAACGTGGTGTCGGGCAATCTCGCGCTGAGTTGGGACGTGCTGGATTTCGGTCTCTCCTATGTGCGCGCACAGCAGGCAGCCGATAACGTCATGATTGCCGAGGAGGAGCGGCGGCGGATTGCGGTACGCCTCGTCCAGGATGTCCGGAGCGCCTACTGGCGGGCGGTCAGCGCGGAACGGGTGCTCTATCGGGTGAAATTTCTGGATGAGTCCGTCAACAAGGCGTTGGAGCGCGCACAGCAAATCGTCGATAAGAAATTGCAGACGCCCTTGACCCCGCTCAACTATCGCCGCGATCTGCTGAACATTCAGCGTGAGGTGCAGCGCCTGTACCGTGAGCTGAGTACGGCACGAGTTCAGCTGGCTTCAATGATGGGGCTGCCTCCGGGAACCGAGTACGACCTGGTCGTGCCTCAGCGGGCGAGCACCGTTCCGGTGGTCGATCTGGATACCGGGCGGATGGAGGAACAGGCGTTGTTGCTTCGCGCCGAGCTTCGCTCCCTCGACTATCAAAAGCGGATCAATGCGAAGGAGGCGCGGGCCGTCTTCCTGGAAATGTTTCCCAACTTGAAGCTGAGTGTCGGCGGGTATTACAGCAGCAACAGCTTCTTCCTCTATCAAAACTGGCTGGGGTATGCCTCTCAGCTCAGTTGGAACCTCCTGTCGGCGTTTCGCGTACCGGCCAAACTCAAGGCAGTGGAGGCGCATCGCCAGGTGTTGGATGCCCAAAGTCTCGCGCTGACCATGACGATCTTGACCGAGGTGCATGTCGGCGCGCTGCAGTTCGCCCAGGCGAGCCAGGAATATCTCAATGCCAGGAGTTACCACGAGACGCAATTGGCGATTACCGACCATACCAAGAACCTGTGGCTCACGAAGAGTACCAACGACCTGACCTTCATTCGGGAGCGAGTGAATGACGTCCTGGCTGAAGTCCGCATGGACAGCGCGCAGTCCGGCGTCGAGTCGGCCTATGCCACGTTGATGGCGTCGATGGGCGAAGATGCCGCGCCGACCGGCACCGACGGGCAGAGTGTGGCCGCCCTTGCCGTTGAACTGAGGAAACAGCGGGTGCCTGCCGTCGACACGGTGTCGGAGTCAGGAAGGAGGCTGGAGTCCCATGCGATCCCATTGGCCGATTAA